The Primulina huaijiensis isolate GDHJ02 chromosome 6, ASM1229523v2, whole genome shotgun sequence genomic sequence aaacagttcctagtcgatttagccgccgttaagaaggataaaggttgctcgagtttgagactaatatctgcgatgtgagtaccatgtttcattagtaagggacattgtgatgtccgagcatgcagacaGGTGCTCCTTGTacagtgcactgaacaaccctccataaaggactttccaagtggttctcacttatcgagtggaaacgtcctagtttatggttgtacaccattagtctttatgaCCTGGGACAAGATTGGGACTCTATaggctagcattgcactttgactggtttaccgactctcatggggttatcacgtggcaaggttgggtgtttagtcgaaacatataggagtcgatgcattgtagtcagggatttactgcttaccttcgggtatggatatcctatgtgatctcatatGTGAGCACCCAGAATTtccgaagcaaatcatgtaagaatTTAAACTAAGCTCAAAACTTTAATTCTAACGGTAAAACTCAAATAAGAACTTAAATTTTCAGCTAATATGACTCGAAGAAGTAGCTCCAAAGCCCGGTGATTAGCTCAACGAGAAGCTTTGATGTAAGGAACAACATCAATCGAAGAATTTTCATCGGTGAAGTAAACCCCtagctcaaggactcaatctTTTAGCTCAATGAAGCTCAACCATGATTGTCCTAAAAGGACAAAAAATGGAGCAAAGAGATTGGGcaaattaattatgcaagaaatgaccttttAGAAATCTATGTGACCTTTGGTGCTTGAGTTAGCCTTGACAACATTTACTCCTTTGCTTGGGCTTCAAGGTGATCGGACATGGGGGAGTTGGGGAGTCATTTGGCACCTATAAATAGGACATCATATTGCTGAAGAAACTACACCAAAAAAGGCACAAAATTTCGGTCCTCTTCCCTCCATCTCAGCACTGAAAGCAAGAAAGAAAAAGGGAGAAAATTTCGTGCAGTTCGTGTGCTCGGCAAATACGACGAAGTGCTGCTGGATTGACGTCATAATCTAGGCAAGGCTCTGTCAAAAATTCGGTCACCACTTGGTTCGAATTCATCAAGCTTCATACATCCAAGTTTGAGCAACTCGAAGCATACCTTAAAAtttcggtaagtgggtttttgttacgtagtttattgtattttaaaccttgtATAAAAATAACATGACATGCTTATTTGtgtgttatgattttcaaaatttggtgattacataatttaaaattctgATCGATGACTGTTAAGTATATTCTGAAATTCGATATTCTTTGATCCTGCCAATTTATGTCAATACTCTGAAAAGTTCTGTCCGATAAATCTGAGTCTGTGTTACACTATTACAATTCGAGTTAGATATGGATCGATGATTGTaattctgttctggcccccatcaatgggtataaaaccgtgttctggcctcaccccttagaggactaacatattggggacaatttgaccatagaaaTGAGAAGGGTAACAGTGTTTTGTTTGTTTTGAATTGCTTCTGATCTGCTTCTAAATTATTCTGAAACGTCTGATAGTTTTTGTCTAACTTGATTCAGTTCTGATAAGTCAAAATCATAAGTTTGGAAAGTTGTTAAAATTATCTCTATATGTATTTATTTGTGGAAATCGATCGGCCCCCACTTTTTGAATGTTTTCAAAATGCTCACCCCTTACATCTCTCTTTAGATAAGAATGAGGAGCAAATTGacgaggaggagcaggaagcgttctggggatggtgatcgaaagACAAGTTCAAGAATTtagattttattcttttcttctgTTTCGTTTCCGCTAAATTCTGATGTAATTTTGATTCTGTTGTCAAtgtaaaaacattattttatgaaaaatactgGTTTATTTTGCttttcgatacgaggcttaattgttttcgagtaatttttaaacaatgccggatgtcaccgacgcctcggtctcgggacgtgacatttaagtggtatcagagccgccatattcataatcccgctgggattttgatagattGTCAAAAGCCTAGTGCACCCCAATCTGAATCCAACTTCCATATGTTCCCTAAACTTTCAAGAAACtcaaaaatctatcccttcaatcatTCTGCAAACTCTTAGTATTGAAATTtccacgacaactttgtttctatttttgtgcctttctatcctatATACTGTTCTGATATTTTACCTCtattttatcctaggaaatggaTGCTCCACGTACTCGTGCTCAGGCTGCCTTTCGTATGTGCCAGCTCAcgatagatattcaagctaggGAGATTGCGACTTtgaaggcgcaactggctaGGGAGAAGCTAGAGAAACAGGAGCTTAGCGAGATTAAGAACATACTCGAGATAGACGTACAACGACTGACTCACCATCTGGACTTGGCTGAGATCCAAATTCTTCAGATACCTACTGATTCAGCTTGCATCGATTGTCTAGCTTCACTGAACAGGGACTTGATAGAGATACTAGAGACAGAGAGAGGACGGGCTACTCAGGCTCGTCAACGTCAAGAGGAGTTCAACACAAAGCAAGAACGATACATTTCCAAGCTCCACAGCACCATGGATAGGCTTCAGGATCAGAATAACTACTTGCATCTGGTAGTATAAAACATGGAAGAAGAGGAGGAAGCACCGATGGATGTGGTAGACGACGACAGCGATAGCGAGGAGGGAGATATGATAGACTAGACTAGATTAGTATTAtgattgtaataaaaatatgattggaAAAATATTAAGTGTAACAActtatttctaaataaaaattttaaattattgcatatttaaaaattgatgagtattttatcaataaaaatgttttttttttctttttaggaAACAAAAATGGATCATCAAAGCGTTATAACCGATCTCCAAAAACAAATCAAGGAAAAGGAAGCAGAAATTAAAACATTGGAAGATAAAAATGACAAACTCGAGAGAGATAACTATCAGTTAGATGGGAATAAATGCATGATGGATGATCTGCACGAGgctagagaagaagagaaaagacTGCGCGATGACGTTAGACGCTATGCTGCTTATCACCTAGAATCGGAACGTCAGCACGATAGCACAAAAAAGAGTTGGAGACAATTCAAGGAAGGTTTTTTGCAGCACGGGATCGAGAGAACAAGCTGAACAAGGTGATTTACCGATTCCAAGCAAAGATAGAAGAACAGAAACTCAATGAGGCAGCAAATCAATCAACCATACAAGAACTTCAGGACCAAGTAAACAATCTTGACGACCACAACACACTGTTGCAAAACCATATTGATCAACTACAGAATGATAtgatcaacatggaagaactcaTGGGAGAACTCGAAGATAATCAAGGAGGAAACCCcattgaagaagaagaaattcaTGAAACCCCCAAGGAGTTAATCAAAACGAGAACGAAAATCTACAATCACCACCGAGGGTGAACCTCAGTCAAGAGGACATGACGGCAATAGCTACCATAGTAGCCGCCACTTTGTAAGGAATGGTGAATCCCATTGCCAATGCCATCCAGCCACCACCAGAACCACAACCACGAGGAATAAAGTATCATTACAAATCCCTTAGGAAGAATCGAGTCCCAACTTTTGATGGAAATCCAGACCCAGAAGTCAGTCATAACTGgcttaaaaatattaaagatcAGCTGAATTTATTGGAAGTACCTAAAGGACTTAGAGTGGAGGTCGTGACCCCGTTTCTTGAAGATCGAGCACGAAAGTTGTGGGAAACAGTGTCACTATCTTTGGCTGAGGTAGAGCAGATCACATGGAAAACCTTCCGGAGAGAATTTTTAAAGTAATATTATCCAGCAGAGTTCCGTCTGCAGAAACTAagtgagtttgaaaattttaaacaaacatCGAACATGATACTGATGGAATACACATCGAGGTTCAATGATTTGGGAACCTATGTTCCAACTATCATGTCGGATGAAACTCTGAAAATGCACCGGTTTAAGGAAGGGCTGAACAGCCAGATTCAATCGGCTATGGCGGTATTCAGGCCAAGCAACTTTGCAGATTTGGTGGGCGCGGCAATGAGCGCGGAAACTAATATCAaacttcgtgaagaagaaaacaagaacaagagACGTTTGATTAGTCAGTATGCTCAGAGTGGCCCCAAATTCAAGAGGCCAAACTATTCGAGCGGCCCCTCAAGAAGAACATTTAGCAGTGCTGGTAATAAAgaaggaaagtggtgcgatACTTGTCGACATAATCACATTGGAGAATGTTATAGGAAAACGGGCACTTTTTTCAGATGTGGGAAGGTGGGTCATCAGATTAAAGATTGTCCGGACAACAAAGACAAAGGGGCTGGACCCAGcaaaaaaaatgaaaccaaTACTAATGCTTGGGTGTATGCAATAACCTAggaggaagctgataacaccaacgAGGTGGTGGCAAGTACTATTTTGCTCAATGAAATACCTTCATACAcgttgtttgattgtggtgctacgcactCATTTATGTCTAAAAGATTCTCTAAGAAGCTAAAACTTGAGCGTGAAATTCTTAGTGAACCGTTAAGATTGGCAACACCTGCaagtaaaacaattgaaacTCATGAGGTGTATCGAAACTGTCAAATTTGTATCAGTAAACATATTTTTGAGgaagaattgattcaactcaatatgattgagtttgacatcattcttggaatggattggttagctaAACACCATGTCATAGTAGACTgccaaaagaaaaatattagacttcagactccgattaaagaagaagtcatatatcacggaaaatccaaagaaCGAAAATATTTGTTATCTTCCTCTCAAGCCTGGATGGCCATAAAAGGAGGCGAAGAAATTTATCTGACAATGATCAATGAAGCCAAAGAAGAAGATGCcccaaagttggaagatattccagTTGTTCAAGAATTCCCAGATGTTTTCCCTGAGGATTTACCTGGTTTGATACCAGATagagaagtagaatttgaaattaatttgatctctggtgctgcaccaatttcAAAAGCACCATATCGAATAGCTCCAGCTgaattaaaggagttaaaggagcaacttcaGGAGTTACTGGACAAGAAGCAAATCCGACTCAGTGCATCCTCGTGGGGAGCCCCAGTCCTgtttgtaaagaaaaaggacggaagcatgagactacgcattgattatagagaattaaacaaaatcacaataaataataagtacCCGCTCTcaagaatagatgatcttttcgatcaactgaaaggagccaaggttttctcaaaactcgatctaaggTCAGGTTATCATCAGCTgaaagtcaaagaataagataTCCCTAAGACCccttttaggacaagatatgggcactacgaatttacggtaatgccttttggtctaacaaatgctcctgcagcattcatggaacttatgaaccgagtattcaaaccatacctAGATAAGTTTGTGGtagtttttatagatgatatcctGGTATACTCACaaagtgaggaagaacaccgAGAACATCTGCGTCTCACTTTGCAGAAACTGTGAGAAAaagaactctatgccaaattcaagaagtgtgaattttggctaaaaagtgtggcattcttaggccatataatcTCTGAAGCAGGAGTGTCAgtggaccctaagaaagtagaggcaatcatgTACTGGCCTCGACCAAAGACTGTAACCAAGGTAAGAAGTTTTCTGGGTTTAGAtggctactatagaaaatttgtggagtGATTTTCGTCGATAGCCATTCCTCTCACTAAACTTACACAAAGaaattcgaaattcatttggaatgaagcatgtgagaagagttttgaaaCATTGAAGACGAAACTCGCATCTACACCAGTGCTAATTCTTCCTGAGGACGACAAGAACTTCACAATATACAGTGACACTTCAAAGGGAGGGTCAGGGTGTGTGCTTAATCAAGAAGGACAAGtacttgcctatgcatcattaaaattaaaaccGTATGAGTAAAACTACCCAACTCATGGCCTTGAGTTAGCCGAAATCGTATTTGCGCTCGAaatctggagacactacctttatggggtaAAATGTAaagtatttactgatcaccagagcctgAAATACATCTTCACACAAAAGGaactaaacatgaggcaaagaaggtggattgaacttctaaaatattatgatttatcaatcaactaccatccgggtaaagcAAATAAAgtagcagatgctttgagccgaaTGAACATTGGGAAAGTGAGCTTATCTTCTTTATCAGCACAACCATCTCTTAGAGAAGCAATCAAATTGAAACAAAACCAAGATCCCTCTATCACAAAAATtaaggaacaaattcaagaagGAAAAGCCGAAGAATTCCAGACTGATGGAAGTAGTGTCCTATGGATGAAAGAACGGTTGTGTGTGCCAGAAATCGATGGGATTCGTGAAGAATTAATGTCCGAGGCacataaattgaaatttttgattCATCCGGGAAGCACCAAGATGTACCGAgatctga encodes the following:
- the LOC140979061 gene encoding uncharacterized protein; its protein translation is MVNPIANAIQPPPEPQPRGIKYHYKSLRKNRVPTFDGNPDPEVSHNWLKNIKDQLNLLEVPKGLRVEVVTPFLEDRARKLWETVSLSLAEKLSEFENFKQTSNMILMEYTSRFNDLGTYVPTIMSDETLKMHRFKEGLNSQIQSAMAVFRPSNFADLVGAAMSAETNIKLREEENKNKRRLISQYAQSGPKFKRPNYSSGPSRRTFSSAGNKEGKWCDTCRHNHIGECYRKTGTFFRCGKEEADNTNEVVASTILLNEIPSYTLFDCGATHSFMSKRFSKKLKLEREILSEPLRLATPATWMAIKGGEEIYLTMINEAKEEDAPKLEDIPVVQEFPDVFPEDLPGLIPDREVEFEINLISGAAPISKAPYRIAPAELKELKEQLQELLDKKQIRLSHIISEAGVSVDPKKVEAIMYWPRPKTVTKVRSFLGLDGYYRKFVE